The following proteins come from a genomic window of Candidatus Obscuribacterales bacterium:
- a CDS encoding TetR/AcrR family transcriptional regulator, translated as MTSKLTKAEQTRRTRRAILDRARHLFATQGYAATGTEEIMSELGITRGALYHQFSDKLGVFKAVVEEAYGEITAHIRTRAEPLDTNWEQLVVGCQAFLEVAQQEELRRLVFIEAPAVLAADTLVEIDQGGFGLLQESIQIAVAAGDLKVVDAEGFAHLVNGSLNELAAWVAQSEDPQRLQTAQKLIEALLIRHQG; from the coding sequence ATGACTTCCAAGTTGACCAAAGCCGAGCAAACCCGTCGTACCCGCCGCGCCATTCTAGATCGGGCACGGCATCTGTTTGCTACCCAGGGCTATGCCGCTACCGGCACCGAGGAAATTATGAGTGAGTTGGGGATTACCCGAGGGGCGCTGTATCATCAGTTCAGCGATAAGTTGGGGGTCTTTAAGGCGGTGGTGGAGGAAGCCTATGGCGAAATCACGGCCCACATTCGCACCCGAGCCGAGCCGCTGGACACCAACTGGGAGCAGCTCGTGGTTGGCTGTCAGGCATTTCTAGAAGTTGCTCAGCAGGAGGAGTTGCGACGGCTAGTGTTTATCGAAGCGCCTGCTGTTCTAGCGGCAGACACCCTGGTAGAAATCGATCAGGGTGGGTTTGGCTTGCTGCAGGAGTCGATTCAGATTGCGGTAGCGGCGGGAGATCTTAAGGTGGTTGATGCGGAAGGCTTTGCCCATTTGGTGAATGGGTCATTGAATGAACTGGCTGCCTGGGTAGCCCAGTCGGAGGATCCGCAACGGCTGCAAACCGCCCAGAAATTGATCGAAGCGTTGCTGATTCGGCATCAGGGCTGA